A window of the Vigna radiata var. radiata cultivar VC1973A unplaced genomic scaffold, Vradiata_ver6 scaffold_340, whole genome shotgun sequence genome harbors these coding sequences:
- the LOC106753239 gene encoding uncharacterized protein LOC106753239 → MQGEFEMSMMGELTFFLGLQIKQMEEGTFISQTKYCKEILKKFEVNNAKEASTPMGTSCYLDKDETGKEVSQTKYRGMIGSLLYLTASRPDIMQSVCVCARFQSSPREFHLTAIKRIFKYLKGTTSFGLWYPSGAEPSLVGFSDADYGGCKIDRKSTSGTCHFLGSSLVSWHSKKQACVALSTTEAEYIAAGSCCAQILWMK, encoded by the coding sequence ATGCAGGGAGAATTTGAGATGTCAATGATGGGAGAACTCACTTTCTTCCTCGGATTACAAATCAAACAAATGGAGGAAGGAACCTTCATCTCTCAAACCAAGTACTGCAAAGAAATACTCAAAAAGTTTGAGGTGAACAATGCTAAAGAGGCATCTACTCCCATGGGAACGTCCTGCTACCTTGACAAGGATGAGACAGGTAAAGAGGTAAGTCAAACAAAATACAGAGGTATGATTGGCTCTCTACTATATCTTACTGCTAGTAGACCTGATAtcatgcaaagtgtatgtgtgtgtgctaggtttCAGTCAAGTCCTAGAGAGTTTCATCTTACGGCTATAAAACGCATCTTTAAATATCTAAAGGGGACAACATCTTTTGGGTTATGGTATCCCTCAGGAGCTGAGCCTAGTCTTGTAGGATTTTCTGATGCTGATTATGGAGGTTGCAAAATAGATAGGAAAagcactagtggaacctgtcactTTCTAGGTAGTTCCTTAGTCTCCTGGCACTCTAAGAAACAAGCCTGTGTAGCTTTATCAACCACTGAAGCCGAATACATTGCTGCGGGTAGTTGTTGTGCACAAATCTTATGGATGAAGTAG